The DNA sequence GAATGGGATATCGTTCGTATGGTTTGAACCCAACAGAATTGGCTCCAAGAGGTTTGTAAAATTCTTTGTTCAGATACTCTTGGAAAGTCATAGTTGTTAGTCGTTCAGTTACAAAACGTAAAAGTCCGAATCCTAAATCGGAGTACACAAATTCCTTTTTGGAAAGGAGTGGAGATTTGACGATGTCGCTGATTACTTGTTTTTCAAAATCATTTCTGACATACATGTCTTTCGAAATCCGAATAGGAAATTGGTCGGAGGGTTGATCTTTGAAAGCCCTTTTTCGGAGGATCGATTTTGTTTCACGTTCGAGATAGAACGGAATATAGGGTTGAAGGCGCGCCTGATGTGTCAACACATCACGGACGGTCAATTCTGCTTTATTCGATTTTTTAAATTCGGTGAAATAGTTCGATAAAGGGGCGTCCAGATTTATCTTTTTCTCATCGTACAATTTCATAACTGCCGGAAGTGGGGCTGCTATTTTAGTGATCGAAGCCAAATCGTAAAGTACATCGTTTTGCACAGGTGAAATTTTGTCGTATGTCAGGAATCCGTAACTTTTGTTCATGATGACATTTCCTCCTTTCGCAATTAAAACCTGACATCCGGGAAATGCTTTCGCTTCAATCCCAAGCTCAGCAATAGAATCAATCAAATGTTGAAGGTATCCGGAGTTTATATTTACTCCTTCAGGAAGTGTGTATTTTAAGCGTTGAATGTTCCTGATGCCGATGCCCGATTGGATTGGATAAAAATCTTTCACAGTTACCGGCAATTTTCCAGCGGCATCCCTCGCCCCAAAAATGAGTTGAGCAGCCAGCTCTTCCACATCTTTGTCGTCCTGGTAAGCTACAACCAAACTTTGGGCATTTTTGAGTTGTGGAAAATTTGGAAGGGCGTATGGATTTCCAAAGAAAGCGAAAATGGTATGTTGACTATCCAGACCTTCAGTCAAACGAATTTGCTGATCGGTTATTCCAAATCGCCTTGATGGATATAGTCCCAACCCGTGGATGCCCGTGATAACCAGGTTGTACGATTTCAGTTGATTAAGTAGTTCGGCAATTTCTGTGTCTGAAGGGTTTTGGGATATGTTAAAATGATCAACTTGAGTATAATTGCTGAGCATCCTTTGAAAGGAGGTGATTTGTACTGATCCAAGGGCAAGGCTTGCAATTTTTAAAGTGTCAAGCTTTTGAATTGGGAGGATGTTATTCTTGTTTTCAATTACCGTTAGCGATTTCTCATAAAGTTGACTTTTTGTTAAGAGATACTTGTTTTGATTTAGATCGCTGACAAGGTTCTTGGTTTCGATAAGCTTGTGTTGGTCAAGACCAATCCACTTTTTTATGGCCAAAATTTTTCGGCATTTCGAATCAATCTCGTCTTTTGTAATTATTCCTGATTTTACGGCAAGTTTTACGGCCTGAATTGCTTTTCCCAGATTTGGAACAATTTCGACCATATCGTTGCCCGCTTTTAGGGCCCGAACCACCAGTTCTGCCGAAGAAACTTTGCCGACTCCTTTCATATTCATGGCATCAGTAATGATCAATCCTTCAAAACCTAAATCTTTCTTTAGTTTATTTTTGATAATCCGGGAAGACAGTGTTGCCGGAATTTTTGTATTCGATTCGAGAGCCGGAACTTGCAAATGTCCGGTCATAACAGCGCCAATACCTTTATTGATGAGAAATGAAAACGGAAATAACTCGAGAGAATCGAGCTCGCTTTTAGTTCGGTTGATAACTGGGAGTCGCAAATGAGAATCAGTTTGAGTATCACCATGTCCGGGAAAATGCTTTGCTGTAGCCAGCACGCCGGCATCTTGCATTCCGCTTGCATAAAGCCACGATTTTCGGGCTACCTGGATTTTATCTTCACCAAATGAGCGGTAATTAATAACCGGATTGGCTGGATTAATATTTATGTCGCTCACCGGAGCCATGTTCATGTGAATGCCAAGCCTCCGGAATTGTTCTCCAATTTCAAAGCCCATGCGATAAATCAATGAATCATCGGCAATGGCTCCCAAAGCCATTTGTGCCGGATAGTTGATTGTTGAATCTAAACGGAATCCAAGTCCGGTTTCTCCGTCAATAGCCACCAACAAAGGGACATTTGAGGCTTTCTGGAAACTGTTGCAGATTTGGGATTGAGCTAGGGGGCCACCTTGCATAAATATGACTCCACCAACCTGAAATTGAATAATCTGTTTTAGGATTTCTTCAGTCTTTTGATTTTTTTGATTTGAATAGGCCTGAATCATAAATAGTTGCCCTATTTTTTGATCCACCGTTAAGGTTTTCATTAATGAATCAACCCATTGGTCGTTTGAATATTTCAGGAACCCTGGTTTTTCTATTGCGGTTAGTGATCCGGCAAAAAAAGTAATCAGGAGGATTAAAATTGTAAGCTTTTTCATCTGTTGTAAAATCTGGTGGTAAAGTTAGAAAACAATGAATGCATTGCCATTGGTTAAATCAACCCTGCGCCGGAATAACAAATATTAATTTGTTAATGTTACAGATTTTTATTGTTCTGTTTGTAAAATATTGACAATGTGTCTTTTGATGAACAAATTGATAACTATAGCTAAATTTATTTGTCAATTTAGTGCTATGATGAGGTGATTTCAACACTTACTTGCATAAATGTTAAAAAATGTAAAAATCATTTATTATTTTTGGCATACTAAGTGTATTTATCTGAACGTTATTATCTAAACCTATTTGTTTGAAGAATCTTTTCTACATATTGATTTTATTCCTGTCACTTGGGTATTTATTTTCATGTGAGGACGAAAAGTATCTTTCTTCTGCAAATGTCAAGCTCCGGTTTTCAGTTGATACTGTTATGTTTGATACTGTTTTTACAACAATCGGTTCAACTACTCAGCATTTAAAAGTTTATAATCCATACGATCAGAAAGTTTTAATTTCCTCGGTAAAACTTGCCAAAGCAGAAACTTCCAATTTTAGGTTGAATGTAAATGGAGTATCTTCCAATGAGGTTAAGAATCTGGAGATAGCTCCATTTGACAGTTTGTATATTTTTGTTGAAGTGACAATTGATCCGAATGGACAGAATCTTCCGTTGGTGGTCAAAGATTCCATAGAATTTGTAACAAATTCGAATCCGCAGGATGTTGACTTGGTGGCATGGGGGCAGGACTTTAAACTGGTAAAAGGTAAAATTCCGAAAAATACAATCTGGACGAATGAAAAGCCTTATCTTGTCTATACCGACGCTTATGTCGACAGCATCTCTTCGTTAACAATTCAGGCAGGAACGAAGGTTTATTTTCATAAAGAAGCAGGATTGCATGTTGAAGGCAGGGTGGTTGCAAAAGGAACGGTTGAAAATCCGATAATCTTTCATGGAGATCGACTTGAAACAGTATATTCCAATGTTCCCGATCAATGGGACGGAATTTCGCTCTATCCAGGAAGTAAGAATAATGAGTTCTCGAATGTTGAAATCAAAAATGCAAATATTGGACTTTTAATTGGAAATGTTGGTGAAGAGAACTCTGCTGATGTGACACTTAATAATGTGAAAATTCAAAATATGGCCTATGCCGGAATTTTCGCTATGGAATCAGGTATTAAAGCGACCAATTGTTTGATTACAAACTGTGGCTATTATGCCGTTGCCTTGCTAGTTAGTGGAAATTATGAGTTCAATCATTCGACGATTGCAAATTATTGGCCGCAGTATGGGTTTAAAACCAGAACGACTCCTGCGGTTTACATTGCCAATGTTTTAAATGTTGCAAAAGATAAAAAGGATTATGTCGGTGACATTGCCAAAGCTGATTTTTCAAATTGTATAATAACTGGTAACGTTCTTGATAATAATGAGCTTTATTTAAAAGTAAATCCGGATAAGATATTCAATTATAAATTTGAAAGATGTGTCATTCAGTTAGATAAAACTGATGTATTTAAAACAAGCGCCCAACATTATCTAAATTGTTTTAAGATTAGACCTGATTCAATATTTGTAGATCCGTATAAAAAATTCAATTTCGAGTTGGATTCTTTGAGTAGAGCCAAGGATACAGCCAACAGAACGATCAGCAAGCTTTATCCAACTGATTTAAAAGGACGTGACCGATTCCTTGACAACGGACCTGATATTGGCGCTTTGGAACGTCAGGAAAAAAAATCAAAATAGTAGTAAAAGCTGGCGAAGCTCCCTTTCCCATTTGTTTTCTTTGATCATAAATAACTGAAGACCATTTTCTTTCTTTTCGGTAACGGATAATTTTGTAAAATGAAATTTCAATTCATAATATGCAACTTGTTTTTGTTGTTTCTTCATTCGAATTTATGCGGCCAGAGTGATGTGTCAAAGAATGAATACACCTTCATGTTTTATAATACAGAGAACCTTTTTGATACTGAAAATGATTCTTTAACAAATGACGAAGAATTTACTCCTGACGCCAATAGACACTGGAATCAAGCCAGACTTCATTCAAAGGCAGAGCGTTTGGCAAAAGTAATTTTGGCGGCCGGGAAATGGAATGCGCCTCTCGTTATTGGACTCTGTGAAGTTGAAGATTTGAATGTTCTTGAATTGCTGACCCGCAATGAACCTTTGGCTCGATTTCATTATAAAATTGTACACAAAGACTCTCCTGATTCAAGAGGTATTGATGTAGCATTACTTTACAGGCCTGAGTATTTTCGCCCGTTCGATTATCAGGCAATACCGGTCACCGATGCCAAAGATAAATCTTTTAAAACCAGGGATGTTTTGCGAATAAGTGGTGTGCTGAACGATTGCGATACGCTACATATTTTTGTAAATCACTGGCCATCCAGATATGGTGGAATAATGGAAACGTTGAGGTATCGTGGTCTGGCTGCTGAAACTCTAAGAAACTCTATTCAAGATCTGTTTGGCCGATACCCAAAGGCAAAAATAATTTGTATGGGCGATTTTAATGACACTCCGTCCGACGATAGTTTGGCTAAGATTCTTGAAGCAAAAGAACTAGATAATCCAAAGCTGGAAGGTGAATTAGTTAATCTTTCTTTCGGATGGATTTCCAATGAAATTCAGACCATTAAAAGCAAATTTAGTTGGGAAGTATTTGACCAATTTATTGTTTCCGATTATTTTCTTCAGGGAAACAATTGCTTTAAGTTTCAGAAAGCTGAAATATTTAAAGCCGGATTCCTTCTTGAACCAGACTCGAAATTTGGTGGTGTTAAGCCAAAGCGCACTTATGTTGGGTTTAAATACCAGGAAGGATTTTCAGATCACCTTCCGGTTTTGCTGCGGGTCCAATTACAGAATCATTGATTTGCAACTGGCGTAAGCCCCATCTCAGTCGCTATTTTAAGCATATATTGAAAAGCCTGATCGTGATCATTTTGAATAATCCCATCCAGAATGGCGTCTTTTATAGCGTTTTTTATCAAACCTACTTCGCGACAAGGACTTAACCCATAAATTTCCATGATGGTTTCTCCGGTTACCGGAGGTTGGAAGTTGCGAATGTGATCCTTTTCTTCCAAATCTTTGAGTTTTTGCCGCACCAACTGGAAGTTGCTGTAATATTTCTTTACTTTTTCCTGATTCTTTGAAGTAATATCAGCTTCGCATAAAGTCATCAGATCATCAATGTCGTCGCCTGCTTCAAACAAAAGCCTGCGGATAGCCGAATCTGTTACTTCTTCTTCTGAAAGTACGATAGGTCGCATATGAAGCTCTACAATCTTCTGAACGTACTTCATTTTCTCGTTCAGTGGAAATTTCATCTTTTTGAATAGTGCGGGTACCATCTTCGCCCCAACAAAATTATGCGAATGGAAAGTCCAACCCAGTTGCGGCGAATATTTCTTGGTAACAGGTTTGGCAATATCATGTAATAAGGCCGACCAACGCAACCAAAGATTGTTGGTATTAGGTGCAATGCGATCTAAAACTTCCAGTGTATGAAAGAAATTGTCTTTGTGACCAATGCCATTCACTTCTTCGCGTCCTTTCATCCGATGCAATTCTGGGAAAATGATCTCCAGCAATCCGGTTTTATCCAATAATTTGAACCCAACTGATGGTTTTGAGGAAAGAATAATTTTATTCAATTCTTCGCCAATTCTTTCTTTCGAGATGATGTGAATTCGTTTTTTGTTCAACGCAATGGCTTCCAGTGTTTTTTCTTCAATCGTGAAGCCCAACTGCGTTGCAAAGCGGAGGGCTCGCATCATTCGCAATGGATCGTCAGAAAAGGTAATACCAGGTTCAAGAGGAGTTCGTAAGATTTTATTCTCGATATCCTGAATTCCGCCAAAAGGATCGATGAGTTC is a window from the Aquipluma nitroreducens genome containing:
- a CDS encoding glycoside hydrolase family 3 N-terminal domain-containing protein, yielding MKKLTILILLITFFAGSLTAIEKPGFLKYSNDQWVDSLMKTLTVDQKIGQLFMIQAYSNQKNQKTEEILKQIIQFQVGGVIFMQGGPLAQSQICNSFQKASNVPLLVAIDGETGLGFRLDSTINYPAQMALGAIADDSLIYRMGFEIGEQFRRLGIHMNMAPVSDININPANPVINYRSFGEDKIQVARKSWLYASGMQDAGVLATAKHFPGHGDTQTDSHLRLPVINRTKSELDSLELFPFSFLINKGIGAVMTGHLQVPALESNTKIPATLSSRIIKNKLKKDLGFEGLIITDAMNMKGVGKVSSAELVVRALKAGNDMVEIVPNLGKAIQAVKLAVKSGIITKDEIDSKCRKILAIKKWIGLDQHKLIETKNLVSDLNQNKYLLTKSQLYEKSLTVIENKNNILPIQKLDTLKIASLALGSVQITSFQRMLSNYTQVDHFNISQNPSDTEIAELLNQLKSYNLVITGIHGLGLYPSRRFGITDQQIRLTEGLDSQHTIFAFFGNPYALPNFPQLKNAQSLVVAYQDDKDVEELAAQLIFGARDAAGKLPVTVKDFYPIQSGIGIRNIQRLKYTLPEGVNINSGYLQHLIDSIAELGIEAKAFPGCQVLIAKGGNVIMNKSYGFLTYDKISPVQNDVLYDLASITKIAAPLPAVMKLYDEKKINLDAPLSNYFTEFKKSNKAELTVRDVLTHQARLQPYIPFYLERETKSILRKRAFKDQPSDQFPIRISKDMYVRNDFEKQVISDIVKSPLLSKKEFVYSDLGFGLLRFVTERLTTMTFQEYLNKEFYKPLGANSVGFKPYERYPIPQIAPTEDDQTFRKELLQGFVHDEMAAVLGGVSGNAGLFSNANDLAKVMQMYLQQGYYGGKQYISPETINEFTKVQFPQSSNHRALGFDKSNPLTRDEKNKFPATDASPESYGHTGFTGTFVWMDPKNQLLFIFLSNRVYPSRSHTAISDLNIQTSMHQAIYDAIQNGLN
- a CDS encoding endonuclease/exonuclease/phosphatase family protein yields the protein MFYNTENLFDTENDSLTNDEEFTPDANRHWNQARLHSKAERLAKVILAAGKWNAPLVIGLCEVEDLNVLELLTRNEPLARFHYKIVHKDSPDSRGIDVALLYRPEYFRPFDYQAIPVTDAKDKSFKTRDVLRISGVLNDCDTLHIFVNHWPSRYGGIMETLRYRGLAAETLRNSIQDLFGRYPKAKIICMGDFNDTPSDDSLAKILEAKELDNPKLEGELVNLSFGWISNEIQTIKSKFSWEVFDQFIVSDYFLQGNNCFKFQKAEIFKAGFLLEPDSKFGGVKPKRTYVGFKYQEGFSDHLPVLLRVQLQNH
- a CDS encoding CCA tRNA nucleotidyltransferase, whose protein sequence is MKHHLQHPIFQVISELADKIDQETYVIGGFVRDLILNRPSPDIDVVTIGSGIQLAEMVAKKLGPNIQVSVFKNYGTAMLKYQSLEVEFVGARKESYNEDSRNPIVEDGTLEEDQNRRDFTINALAICLNSKRFGELIDPFGGIQDIENKILRTPLEPGITFSDDPLRMMRALRFATQLGFTIEEKTLEAIALNKKRIHIISKERIGEELNKIILSSKPSVGFKLLDKTGLLEIIFPELHRMKGREEVNGIGHKDNFFHTLEVLDRIAPNTNNLWLRWSALLHDIAKPVTKKYSPQLGWTFHSHNFVGAKMVPALFKKMKFPLNEKMKYVQKIVELHMRPIVLSEEEVTDSAIRRLLFEAGDDIDDLMTLCEADITSKNQEKVKKYYSNFQLVRQKLKDLEEKDHIRNFQPPVTGETIMEIYGLSPCREVGLIKNAIKDAILDGIIQNDHDQAFQYMLKIATEMGLTPVANQ
- a CDS encoding right-handed parallel beta-helix repeat-containing protein produces the protein MKNLFYILILFLSLGYLFSCEDEKYLSSANVKLRFSVDTVMFDTVFTTIGSTTQHLKVYNPYDQKVLISSVKLAKAETSNFRLNVNGVSSNEVKNLEIAPFDSLYIFVEVTIDPNGQNLPLVVKDSIEFVTNSNPQDVDLVAWGQDFKLVKGKIPKNTIWTNEKPYLVYTDAYVDSISSLTIQAGTKVYFHKEAGLHVEGRVVAKGTVENPIIFHGDRLETVYSNVPDQWDGISLYPGSKNNEFSNVEIKNANIGLLIGNVGEENSADVTLNNVKIQNMAYAGIFAMESGIKATNCLITNCGYYAVALLVSGNYEFNHSTIANYWPQYGFKTRTTPAVYIANVLNVAKDKKDYVGDIAKADFSNCIITGNVLDNNELYLKVNPDKIFNYKFERCVIQLDKTDVFKTSAQHYLNCFKIRPDSIFVDPYKKFNFELDSLSRAKDTANRTISKLYPTDLKGRDRFLDNGPDIGALERQEKKSK